In Spinacia oleracea cultivar Varoflay chromosome 5, BTI_SOV_V1, whole genome shotgun sequence, a single window of DNA contains:
- the LOC110784421 gene encoding dnaJ protein ERDJ2A-like isoform X2 codes for MVLSVIQTQLLIQAHLTRETADLPPTLNGDLKRVLELAPRLLEELMKMALIPRTAQGHGWLRPAIGVVELSQCVIQALQFLDILDFLMLFQCHVIVVLVFHI; via the exons ACACAATTGTTAATTCAAGCCCATTTAACTCGGGAAACAGCAGACCTACCTCCAACACTTAATGGTGATCTGAAACGTGTCCTGGAACTTGCACCTCGTCTACTTGAGGAGTTGATGAAG ATGGCTTTAATACCACGCACGGCTCAAGGTCATGGATGGCTTAGGCCTGCAATTGGGGTTGTCGAGCTTTCTCAGTGTGTGATTCAGGCACTGCAATTCTTAGATATCCTGGACTTTTTGATGTTGTTTCAATGTCATGTTATAGTAGTGTTAGTCTTCCACATCTAA